In the genome of Mangifera indica cultivar Alphonso chromosome 9, CATAS_Mindica_2.1, whole genome shotgun sequence, the window TCGGTGTCGTCTGCATCAAGTTCTTCGCCTGCGAATCTGCAAGAAAATCGGCAACATCAACGGGGACAAGCAGCTGCAGCTGAGCACAACAATGATTCACAGTTCACTGTTTTTCTTAACGATTCTGAAGGCTATTACACCAATGATAATATCATTAGCAATAATGGAGGTACTCTTGATTTGATCACAAACAGTTTTGAGACTTGTTCGacggagaaagaagaagattttgCAGGCCAATGTTCAAGTGCTGACAGAGAAGATCGAGAACAAGAATATAATGAAGTTAACTCTATTGATTTCCATTTTCTCGACGACATTCATTCATCAAGCTTCTACTCTCCATTTGAGATTGCAGAAGAGATAGAGGAGCCAATGGAGACAGCAGAGTACTATGCAGATGAGCCATCAATGTTAAGAGCAGCAATGAAGAGGATGAAATTTGAGAGGATATTCTCAGCTTCATTGTATGCCTCTAATGGCATCCCTGAGTGTTTGAAATTGAAGCTGGGATCATCAGGAAAACCTGAGCAAATAACAAAACTTCAAAATGCTTGTAACAAGAACAAGTTAATGGAGGAGCATAAAATTCGAGAGAAGAAAGAGGAACAGAGCGAGGAGGAAATTTTGAGTTCAAGCAATGCTGAAGGTGAATTGTCACTTTGGAGTTCTCTTGGTCTGCCACCAATTTGTTTTGTGAACCAATTTGCACTTTAGCTAGGGGTGGAGAGCCCTAATTTAACATTTTAGCTTGagtttaacttatttattatattttatagtcaacatatgtttttgttaaataagtTAAGTTATATACATTAATAATGACTAATTTATATACTGATactaacatatcatcatatgattaaattaaattttacttttaattcaaaattattcaattatataatgacagattaccgttaatacacaaattagtatatattattaatatacatagtTTCATTGTCCGTTATAATACTCAACGTACACCTAAAATTCATCGTAAGAATGTATTATGAtaagattgattttaattttgattttgatatggtCTAATTGACATTGAGAAtctttttacataaaatatgattatattaaaagattcATTCAATTTCATGCTATGCTGAGTCCTGTACTTGTCTCAAAGAACAAATGCAATGTAGTTTCAGGTTTTTCTGCAGCAATATGAAAtgagttttgtttggttttgatcATCATCAAGATATGTCTTTATAATACCTCTTATACAAAATGATTAGATATTTACATATACAAATACACTGTTGTATCATTAGGAGTAGATATAAATCGGATCAAGTCTGAACACCTGTTGGCTTAAATTCAggtcaaatgaaaaatatatttaactcaaattcattgaattaaagttaaagattgtttaagttcaatttgattccTAAGTTAAAGTTTGAAGTTTAATTCAAATGCGtgatttattatcaaaacaatgttattttaataattatttaacacgACTTTAATCGAATcacaagtcaaactcaaaccaaatcatCGCTTGGCTCAcaaatcatattcattttaGTGTGAGTTTGAGCCAAACTGAACCAAGTCAAACCAGCCTTCAGGATCAAACCAACTCGGTCCAGATCCATCTTGACATATCATCTATTATTACCATTTTGAATTGTCAATGTTCTTTTCGACCATTGTATTTACCATATTttgaaggccaaacgactatttcccacccaaggtttgatgttttctcaaaagtcccccatttaactatggaaacaccaaatacccacccatggtcggttagatttaaccaaactctaacgcctgaaaattttatcttcttttgcccctgtaataccctcaggtaaattccaggggtaattatgtagttgtaataccctcaggtaaattccaggggtaattatgtcttttgaccctgttttgagatttttcttatttttaaatatatatatatgtaggggtgtgctttatatatatatatatataaagcacacccctacatatatatatatttaaaaataagaaaaatctcaaaacagggtcaaaagacataattacccatGGAAtttacctgagggtattacagcccccctaaactttaaaacctaaaattttcccccaccctaagttttaaaaaattacagtttcaccctaaggtttggttttgaaatcttcggcgacctctccggctccattgccgactgccgctccctcccgaagcaacctctccttctggcgatctctttcctcccatttggaggtccaaTCGACatccggagacgccgtgggagacgaagaacttcgtcgataagacgaagttcttcgtctccccagacgaagccgacgccgtcgtcttcgtctgggaagacggtcgtcttcccagaggtcttcttctgggaagacgatcgtctttctagacgaagacgacggcgttgtcttcgtctgggaagacgaagaacttcgtcttcccgacgaagttcttcgtctcccacggagtctccgggcgtcgatcggacctccaaatgggaggaaagagatcgccggaaggagaggttgcttcgggagggagcggccgtcggcaacggagccggagaggtcgtcggagatttcaaaaccaaaccctagggtgaaactgtgattttttaaaacttagggtggggaaaaattttagtttttaaagtttaggggggcaaaattagattctattttagtttatttttaatattatagtaaaaatgacgattttacccctaccaccgttagggtttggttaaatctaaccggccatgggtgggtgtttagtgtttccatagttaaaggggggacttttgagaaaacgctaaaccttgggtgggaaatagtcatttggcctattttgAATGGTTAATGCTATTAATGATTGAGCAGTACTAACAATACTTCATACTGTGTATAAACACTTACGTATGCTTCAAACTTCCCTAAAAAGTAGAAATTTTATCAACCAGAGTGAATATAGATGGACGATAAATGATGAAAGAAACATTATTCTTTTATCGATTTCATTCAAGTTACCTGTTAGGGTTCATATCATAAGTTCGAGATTCGACAGCATTAAGAACTGGACTATCAGTACTAGAGAGTAAGTGACAAAGCCAGAGCCGAAACAAGCTTTTGCCTTAGTTTCAAAAACATTCACCCGTATAAAACTATAGGGAGAAGTTAACAAAAGATCCCAACCAAAAACTAGTTATGTACATCTAAAGGTTTTATTCACACGCATCAATAGTTTCGTGGATAATTCCTTCTTTAATGCCCTAACCTTCTTGTTTAAAGGACCCGAAGTTGTGCAAGAAAGGCCGCACAAAGATCCAGGAAAAGCAACTGTGGACCTTGAACCCTCTGAAGATCAAGCAGGTATTTCTCCTCGCGAGTTTTGTAAAGCTGTCAAGACACATAGTGAAAGGTATTATCAGCAGTGAACATTTAAAGACATCCAATATATCAGATTTAGTTCTGTCTGCACATGGCAAAGTGCTCAACACTTAAAATATGGCCATGAAAAGTGACTCAACTAGGTATTTCACTAGATTGAAGAGTGATCAATCTTAAACATTCGTTTCTcggtataaaaatttttgtacaCCACCATTATACTGAATAACAAAATTGATCATATTTGTGTTACCTGAACTTCAAACTTGATTACACTTGGTGACTTGATCTCATTCTCAATAATGGTGGATTCCTCCCCAAAGTAGTGATTATTGTGTACTTGGTTGTTAACCATGCCCTCATGATGACCAGGAAAGCCAGAAATCCACCGGCACTTCATGTTGTAGTGCCCGATCTTCTTCCAGCACACATTTAGTTGTTGCAAAGCTTTGAGAACTTCAGTCATTATTTCCCGTGGATGGGCACGGGACTGTTAAAATACACATTCAAAGTGAATAACATGTTAATTAATAAAGTGCTACTCAGCCATATAAATAGATCACAGACACAACCTGCAGTCCAAGAGACCATTTCCTTTCGAATGGCATCTGTGCTTTTAAACCCATTCCTTGGTAATCCATGAACGCTGGAAGGCGATTCCCAACAGGCGAAGCAACTTCACCAGGATGCATACGATTGAAACCAGAATCCtggaaaaattatatgaaaagagaaaagatttgCCAAATTCAGAACCTagataaaataagtaatattccACAGAATATAACTACCAATTAACCAGATTGCAAAATAATTCTACATAGCATGACAATCAGTAAATACTTTGGGTCCAGGACAAAAATATCGTCTCTTTCACATGCAAAAATTTGATTATACTGCTCCAGCAAATTTAATGACGCATCTTTTACAACAGGACAACCTCCGCAAGGGAAGACACAAAATTAGATATTTAGCATCATGCCTTCTCATAACCCAGCTTGActacaaatgaaaataattttttgttataagcaattatttaatattgttttaatatttaaaaagtagaAATGGTATTCATTAGATCTAATTGGCATGCAAAATGATTAACAACACAAATAGAGTTAAGGAAAACAACTGCACCATAGTTTCTTGAAACTCAGCTCCAAGATAGCCACTGGAAACACGGAATCGGTTATCCAGCAACAGATAATACGCAACAGTAGCCTGAAATTTGCAGCAACTAATTATACACTATTGGAAAACCAAAAGCAAAAGAATTGGAAAGTTACCAACCTCATTTTGTATTCTGTTGCCAAGAGACTCAACCACTTGACTTTGATCGAATCCCATCTTAACCACTTCCTTAAGAATCTCCTCATCAATCTTCCAGAACacaatcatattttaattagtcATCATGAAAAATAGAATAGTATAATTACCAATAAATACAAGTAAGCATTCAGAAGCATTGCTCTAAATTGTCACATTCCTATgtaatctaattaaaaattacaccAATACCATACTATAAAGCTGGCTGCAAGGAAATTTTGCTTAATAATGAAAGCACTATATTCACTTTATATTTACAACTGAAATTGATAAACactattataaaatcaatcaaccTTTTTGGCTTGTTGCATAGTGTCAGGCGGGGGAACAGCTAAATAACGTGGAAGATGAGCTTGAAACCATGGATGTTGACGAATATCTGGAATGGAAATTCGCTTCATTGGATCAACTATAAGCATCCTTGGGATCAAATCTCTTGCACCTGGAGATAAATGACTTGGAAGTGTGTATATCCCACCCTACGATTCCATAAAATCATCAGTGagctcaaaattttaaaagctatCCATGCCAATATTGACTGTTGTAGATTTTGCTGACTGGAAAAATAGTAAACTTGATTgcacaaattcaaaattacctttattttcttaaaaaggtTGGGAATGTTTTCATCATCAAAAGGAAGGGTACCACAGAGAAGAGCGTACAATATAACACCACAGCTCCACACATCTACTTCAGGCCCAGCATACAGTTTTCCAGAAATGACCTATAAAAGGTAAAGGGACTCAAAATGTTAGCTTGagattgttatttaacaaaataatttcattcatAAAAGAGAGCACAAGGGAGCTCAAGAATTTTAGCAATAAACCCTATCTTGCGATGTTCATACCTCAGGGGCAGCATAATTTGGGCTTCCACAACTTGTCTTCAGAAAATGTCCATCTCTCATAATATTGCTCAAGCCAAAATCAGCAATTTTTACATTGCACTTGGAATCCAAAAGCAAATTTTCAGGCTTAAGATCTCTATGAACCACCATATTTCGGTGACAGTACTCCACACCAGATATTATCTGCTTGCAGTAAAAGATTTGATTAAGTGTAAGCCAATtggaaagataataataaagagTAGGATCTAGTATACAATAATTGCCAATCCCTACCTGCTGAAAGAAAACTCGGGCTTCATCCTCCTGTAGCCTGCCCTTCTCAACGATATAATCAAATAACTCTCCAGACTTCACATACTCCATCAcaacataaatatcatttggTGTCTCTATGACTTCATAAAGTCGTATGATGTGAGGATGCATAAACAgcctcaaaatttttatttctcttctcactgccaaaaataatagtaataataataaaatagtaaggTAAGAGACATTGTAAACAACTCTTTATAAGGACCATATAAACAACACCATTCATGCAAAATTACAGGAATTATTACCCATgaagaataacaataaatctattTCCTCTTAATTtgtttgagaaaataatcatGAAAACTACAAATTAAAAGGGCTTATAATTCAATCTCTAAGCCTCATTACATGATATCAAAGTAAGCTGcacacatttaaaaaaaaaaaaaaaaggaaaacagatATAATTCTGATCACAGAGAATCAACCAAATTAACAAAGTATAGAAGTATCTTTTAAACCagaaaatatcataatcaaaggACAAACCATacctttttcttccatttccatGTTCTTGATCTTGCGACGATTAAGTATCTTGATAGCGACTTTATGGCCGGTCAATGCATGCTCCGCAATTTTCACCTTACCAAAGGATCCAATTCCTAGAGTTTTACCAAGCTTATAATTTGCTAAAAACATATCCACACTACTGCTACCTCGATTAGATCCCTCCATGTTCCTACTCAGAAAACAAGATTGAATTTGAGAAGACACATCTGGCAATAATCAGAGTTCACACAAAAAT includes:
- the LOC123226516 gene encoding SNF1-related protein kinase catalytic subunit alpha KIN10-like, with the protein product MNMEGSNRGSSSVDMFLANYKLGKTLGIGSFGKVKIAEHALTGHKVAIKILNRRKIKNMEMEEKVRREIKILRLFMHPHIIRLYEVIETPNDIYVVMEYVKSGELFDYIVEKGRLQEDEARVFFQQIISGVEYCHRNMVVHRDLKPENLLLDSKCNVKIADFGLSNIMRDGHFLKTSCGSPNYAAPEVISGKLYAGPEVDVWSCGVILYALLCGTLPFDDENIPNLFKKIKGGIYTLPSHLSPGARDLIPRMLIVDPMKRISIPDIRQHPWFQAHLPRYLAVPPPDTMQQAKKIDEEILKEVVKMGFDQSQVVESLGNRIQNEATVAYYLLLDNRFRVSSGYLGAEFQETMDSGFNRMHPGEVASPVGNRLPAFMDYQGMGLKAQMPFERKWSLGLQSRAHPREIMTEVLKALQQLNVCWKKIGHYNMKCRWISGFPGHHEGMVNNQVHNNHYFGEESTIIENEIKSPSVIKFEVQLYKTREEKYLLDLQRVQGPQLLFLDLCAAFLAQLRVL